From one Humulus lupulus chromosome 8, drHumLupu1.1, whole genome shotgun sequence genomic stretch:
- the LOC133797813 gene encoding uncharacterized protein LOC133797813 isoform X2, with translation MSIDKSWINLTDRLSDEYEAGVMDFLQRARQCVDSRGLVKCPCRRCVNVEFQTIDVLENHLFVNGFLRKYTNWHWHGEDEIIPMRARIDQNDEDEMMDVLTDLMQNDNDEQAENERGQEIPTTDYRSGQHYNDLFAEIEAPLFPGCQNYTSLNFLVKLMHFKVLGKIPNKIFDGMLELLHDAFPAPNKLPKSHYAAKRLLRKLGLGYESIHVCKHDCALFWKEHAGKSKCPVCGEDRWVDKNTKGKKVPHKVMRYFPLTPRLMRKYASRHIAQHMRWHHEQRIKEDGVLRHPADGKAWKDFDRNNPTFAMEPRNVRLGLAADGFNPFGNMSLSYSMWPVVLTTYNLPPWLCMRETNFMLSLLIPGPHSPGKDFDVFLRPLIDELKELWVTGVQTRDAVDGSFFTLRAALMWTINDYPARSSLSGWTAQGYHACSTCNVATPSIRLQKKVAFYGHRHFLPIRHVIRRDKKTYGVVEKRLPPQPLTMQEMFTQMSFIPDSLPGKHVSYGGQKRKRTKEQVGWRKKSIFFELPYWANIMLRHNLDVMHVEKNVCDSLVGTIVGLENKTKDTVSARVDLEKMKMRPELQLRKLNGRIQKPAAKFTFTVEDRQKFCRFLKSVKFPDGFGSNLRKNVIDNDNKITGLKSHDCHIIMQRLLPVGVHAFLEKSMSTTIIELCTFFKLICARTLKVSDLEKVQTSIVEIVCKLENIFPPAFFDIMVHLLMLQLRRRGRRKWKKKRRRRKRKWRRRRRRLNMKMMKRKMNT, from the coding sequence atgtcgatcgacaagagttggattaatttgacagatcgattatccgatgagtatgaggctggtgtgatggattttctccagagagcccggcagtgcgttgactcaaggggattggtgaaatgtccgtgtaggaggtgtgtcaacgttgaatttcagacaattgatgtattagaaaatcatctttttgtaaatggttttctacggaaatataccaattggcattggcatggagaggatgaaataataccaatgagagctcggatagatcaaaatgatgaagatgagatgatggatgttctcactgatcttatgcaaaatgacaatgacgaacaagcggagaatgagcgcggtcaagagatacctacaactGACTACAGgagtgggcaacattataacgatttgtttgctgagatcgaggctccattattccccgggtgtcaaaattacacttcattgaatttcctagtgaagttaatgcatttcaaagtgttgggaaaaattcccaacaaaatatttgatggaatgctggagttgttacatgatgcatttccagccccaaataagcttccaaaatcgcactatgcagcgaaaaggttgttgcggaaacttggattgggctacgagtcaatccatgtctgcaagcatgattgcgcactgttttggaaagaacatgctggaaaaagcaaatgtcctgtttgtggagaggatcgatgggtggacaagaacaccaagggaaagaaagtgcctcataaagtgatgcgttattttcctttaacccctaggttaatgcgaaaatatgcatcgaggcacattgctcaacatatgagatggcatcacgagcaacgtataaaagaagatggtgtattgcgtcatcctgctgatgggaaagcttggaaggactttgaccgaaataatccaacatttgcaatggaacccaggaatgtgcggcttggattggctgcagatggattcaatccctttggtaatatgagtctgtcttatagtatgtggccagtagtgttgacgacatataacttgccaccatggttgtgcatgagagaaactaatttcatgttgagtttattaattccgggacctcattcgccaggaaaagattttgatgttttcttaagaccattgattgatgagttaaaagaattatgggtgactggtgtacagactcgagatgcagtcgatggcagtttcttcactcttcgggcagctttgatgtggactataaacgattacccagcaaggagtagcctttctggatggactgctcaaggttatcatgcttgctctacttgcaatgtggcaacaccatctattcgtttacaaaagaaggttgctttttatggtcatagacattttttaccaatcaGACATGTcattagaagggacaagaagacatatggtgtcGTTGAAAAGAGATTACCACCACagccattaaccatgcaagaaatgttcacacaaatgagttttatacctgattctcttcctggtaagcatgtcagttatggcggccaaaaaagaaagcgtacaaaagagcaagttggttggcggaaaaaaagtatattttttgagctcccatattgggccaacataatgctgcgacacaatctagatgttatgcatgttgagaaaaatgtgtgtgacagtttagtaggcacaatagttgggctggagaataagaccaaagacacagttagtgccagagtagacttggagaagatgaagatgagaccagagttacagctgaggaagttgaatggtcggatacaaaagcctgcggccaaattcactttcactgttgaagatcgccaaaagttttgtcgatttcttaaatcagtgaagtttccagatggttttggatctaacctaaggaaaaatgtgaTTGACAATGACAATAAGATAACTGGTTTGAAATCGcatgattgtcacatcattatgcaacgccttttgccagttggtgtgcatgcattcctagagaaatcaatgagtacaactattattgagttatgcactttcttcaagctcatttgtgcgagaactctaaaagtctcagatttagaaaaagtccaaacttcaattgttgagattgtttgcaagttagagaatattttcccacctgcttttttcgatatcatggtccatctactaatgttgcaattgaggaggagagggaggaggaaatggaagaagaagaggaggaggaggaagaggaagtggaggaggaggaggaggaggttgaatatgaagatgatgaagaggaagatgaacacatag
- the LOC133797813 gene encoding uncharacterized protein LOC133797813 isoform X1: MSIDKSWINLTDRLSDEYEAGVMDFLQRARQCVDSRGLVKCPCRRCVNVEFQTIDVLENHLFVNGFLRKYTNWHWHGEDEIIPMRARIDQNDEDEMMDVLTDLMQNDNDEQAENERGQEIPTTDYRSGQHYNDLFAEIEAPLFPGCQNYTSLNFLVKLMHFKVLGKIPNKIFDGMLELLHDAFPAPNKLPKSHYAAKRLLRKLGLGYESIHVCKHDCALFWKEHAGKSKCPVCGEDRWVDKNTKGKKVPHKVMRYFPLTPRLMRKYASRHIAQHMRWHHEQRIKEDGVLRHPADGKAWKDFDRNNPTFAMEPRNVRLGLAADGFNPFGNMSLSYSMWPVVLTTYNLPPWLCMRETNFMLSLLIPGPHSPGKDFDVFLRPLIDELKELWVTGVQTRDAVDGSFFTLRAALMWTINDYPARSSLSGWTAQAPPSKRGRHKGLNTREKREQLGRPLPLEWDVRGRTYKEIGEYSSNFSRELGLLVRQYTDPDCPQWSKVPNASKERILAHLEDDLFDIGRTRYGEGHMPGILRGIDTSCAKKYSDWKYDIKEHLTINGPQNRYGGCTDTQWQKAIDFFRRPEITKRSVVNKENRKKLKELSYGGSQSIPALRYKKRNLETGQLESIPDSWMDTHHKSGTGWVTETAKNTWEELRAYRDTQQTQATDTESSTPVSSAPEDEDISLVQNVFGKRRGHQKGYGRILNIRDRTPFDFRPSQTRDEELSEMRERLRQLEEHVRTHCITPGSQSAPPPPPDDPDVGAPTQ; this comes from the exons atgtcgatcgacaagagttggattaatttgacagatcgattatccgatgagtatgaggctggtgtgatggattttctccagagagcccggcagtgcgttgactcaaggggattggtgaaatgtccgtgtaggaggtgtgtcaacgttgaatttcagacaattgatgtattagaaaatcatctttttgtaaatggttttctacggaaatataccaattggcattggcatggagaggatgaaataataccaatgagagctcggatagatcaaaatgatgaagatgagatgatggatgttctcactgatcttatgcaaaatgacaatgacgaacaagcggagaatgagcgcggtcaagagatacctacaactGACTACAGgagtgggcaacattataacgatttgtttgctgagatcgaggctccattattccccgggtgtcaaaattacacttcattgaatttcctagtgaagttaatgcatttcaaagtgttgggaaaaattcccaacaaaatatttgatggaatgctggagttgttacatgatgcatttccagccccaaataagcttccaaaatcgcactatgcagcgaaaaggttgttgcggaaacttggattgggctacgagtcaatccatgtctgcaagcatgattgcgcactgttttggaaagaacatgctggaaaaagcaaatgtcctgtttgtggagaggatcgatgggtggacaagaacaccaagggaaagaaagtgcctcataaagtgatgcgttattttcctttaacccctaggttaatgcgaaaatatgcatcgaggcacattgctcaacatatgagatggcatcacgagcaacgtataaaagaagatggtgtattgcgtcatcctgctgatgggaaagcttggaaggactttgaccgaaataatccaacatttgcaatggaacccaggaatgtgcggcttggattggctgcagatggattcaatccctttggtaatatgagtctgtcttatagtatgtggccagtagtgttgacgacatataacttgccaccatggttgtgcatgagagaaactaatttcatgttgagtttattaattccgggacctcattcgccaggaaaagattttgatgttttcttaagaccattgattgatgagttaaaagaattatgggtgactggtgtacagactcgagatgcagtcgatggcagtttcttcactcttcgggcagctttgatgtggactataaacgattacccagcaaggagtagcctttctggatggactgctcaag cgcctccaagtaaacgtggacgccataagggattgaacacgcgggaaaagagggaacagttggggcgtcctctccctctcgagtgggatgtgcgggggagaacatataaagagatcggagagtacagctcaaatttctcaagagagctcggattacttgttcgacagtacacagatccggactgtcctcaatggtcaaaagtaccaaatgcctcgaaagaaagaatacttgcacatttggaa gatgatttgtttgatattgggcgtactagatatggagaagggcatatgcctgggatcttgagaggcattgatacttcgtgtgctaaaaagtattctgactggaagtacgatattaaagagcacttaacgattaatgggccacaaaatcgttatggtggttgcacggatacgcagtggcaaaaagcaattgattttttccgtcgcccagaaattacg aaacgttctgtggtcaacaaggaaaatagaaagaaattgaaagagcttagctatggaggttctcagtcaatcccagccttacgctataaaaag cgcaatttagagactgggcaacttgagtccatcccggatagctggatggatactcaccataaatcaggcacagggtgggtgacagagacagcaaaaaatacttgg gaggaattgcgtgcataccgcgacacacagcagacacaggcaactgatactgagagttccacaccagtttcgagtgcgcctgaagatgaagacatatctttggtacaaaatgtcttcggaaaacgacggggccaccagaaaggatatggacgtatccttaacataagggaccgaactccatttgattttcgtccttcacaaactagagatgaagagttgtctgagatgagagagcgtcttcgacagttagaggagcatgtccggactcattgtatcaccccgggatctcaatctgccccaccaccaccacccgatgatcctgatgttggagcaccgactcagtag